CAAAACAAAAGATTTGCCAAGTTTTTGAAGCATTACAGATCTGATTTTTAAAGCAATcagtatttacattttcaaGACATGCATTCAGAGGACCAGGAAGAACATAAATCTGTAAAGATAGAGTTTATtgaagattacagtgagatcaAAAGTGATCCAGACCCCTTCAGAGTGAAGCATGAAGATACGGAAAAACCAataggttggtgtttattcttgatTCTTCAGTAATGATGCTGTGAAAAAACTTCTTCAGATTTAGTGTTTGTAGTCAGACAGTATAAAGTAGCCTGTCCGTTTGGCTTAAATGCAGTGGgcgaattgtaaaaaaataaaataaaggggGGATGTTGTATTTCTTTGGTGGAGTATTTGGTCCTGTAGCTAACTATAAACAATACTTACAAAATGTGtctcattttaaaacacattttatttaatatttaaaaaataataataattattactaaATGAACGACGATTTAATGGACCATTTTGCGTCTGGCGCCTCAaacaaagaagatatttttagaAAACCCACCTTTTTTTCTGAATGCAATAAAACATGATAGCTGacataataaaagtttttacttAAAGATTAAAAACATATGCATTGATGTTTTACAGTGCTAAAAGTGATACAATGATTATGTGAGGAATGCACATTAATTATGCAGAAATAGAGTGATATTTACCGCTATTTCACACAAAAAAGAGGACACGCATAGTTATTCAGTCAcgtatgtttatttataatacagtacagtacaaaacAACTTGGGCTTTAGTCCACAAGCATGCAcgttcaaaaaaatatattgattaattCTGTTTACATCACATTTAAGTAAACAATGATGTTTAAGTAAACATGCCCACTTTTGACCTGAAACACGGTTAATCATACTGTAGGAAATGTCCTTTCCATGCACATTTCTatcatatttttatgatttatttgaaatgaaaattaactttgaatattaattttaattttagactTGATGGAGGAGAATGAGGAGAGCAAAGAACTGAATGAAGCGGAGGAGAAACATCATGTCAAAACTGAAGATGAATCTTACTCACTGCAAACAAGAGGCACAAAATATTTTAGCTGCCCTCAATGTGAAAAGAGTTTCTTATCCAAACAAGCTATTAAGTatcacatgagaattcatactggagagaaaccgtacgCATGTGATGAATGTGGGAAGAGTTTTAGACAAGCAGAAGCTCTTAAATTACACCAGAAAATACACAGCGGTGTGAAGGAGCATATGTGCTTTGATTGTGGGAAGTCTTATGCTACCGTTACCGTATTGAAACTGCACcagagaattcacactggagaaaagccttacaagtgttcacactgtgaaaAGAGATTTAGTCAATCAGGACAACTAAAAGCACATGAGAGGgtccacactggagaaaaaccgtacgcatgtgatcaatgtgggaGGAGTTTTACACAAGCATACGGTCTTAAAGTACATCTGCATTCTCATTCAGATAAAAAAGGATTTAACTGTGATCAGTGTGGTAAAAAATTTGCTAGGGCATCATACTTGAAGAAGCACCTGAAAATTCATTCAGAAGAGAAGCCTCACCTGTGTactttgtgtggaaagagttttttaTGGCTGAATGATTTAAAATTACACCAGAAAAGACACAGCGGTGTGAAGAATCATGAGTGCTTTAAGTGTGAGACGACCTTTAGTACAGATTATCAACTGAAACAGCACCAGATAATTCACACTGGTGAAAAACCTTAAACTGGTGAACAAACTGTGTTAGTGGTTACACTGTGACGAGATTAAATTAGCCGGAATCATTTTTTTGCCTACTGAGTCTGCTTGtagtaaaaattatttcatgatTTATTGTTATATCTGAGCAGTGATTAtatctgtattattatttttttggggaGGTTTCAACCTTTTAATGCCTAATAAATTCTCTTTTACCCCAAACATGACTGAGAATGAATAAGATGTCTGGGTCTGTAGTATTATTGTCTGTCTTCATAATTAACTGTCCCTCAAAAAAGGGAATTGGACTTCCAGGGTCCCAGAATCCTTTGAAACTTGCTGATTCATTGAAGGCCAAGTTGGGTGGTAATTGAACATGCAAAACAGaatgaatgtaaaatgacaTATTAAAGACGTTTATCAGATGTTCCAGATCAAGCAGTCTTTAAAAGACAGATGTATGTGTGCTATCTGGGATAATAAAGTCAGAAAAGAGACTTGAAAATGTAGGAGATTTTAATGATAAGGTGCTTTTTTGACTGATTTTAATGGTACTGTATTTTGAAGAAGTAATGTGTAGTCTGTTAAATGCAATcttcaaacaatgtttattagagtttattaatttgtacagtgtcttttgtgtttttaaagtcCTCGTTTACCAAACTCGCTTGCCTTTTGGGTGAGACTCTCCAACGGCAGCATTGAAACAATCACAAGATAAAATCAAGGTTATAAGTAAAGCtgaaattaagagattaataacaataaaacggaaataaaaaaaggaaaataatgtGAGATAATGGAATAAAAGAAAGCCATTTATACCAAGTTCAGGACATTTGGGGGTGAGAGATTTATAGATATGGCAATAGAGACTGAGAAGATTACATTTTTGCTCAAAATTGAGAAACATGAAACTGGTAATTGTGACAAATGTGGACACTCAGAAACAgtaaatcattctaaaatgtatCACATATGAAAGAGGAAGACTTCAGCTATCTCAACAATTAGGTCTGAGGGGAATTATTATATCATTCTAAGTGATATTAGCAAAACGGATAAAGGCAATCAAGAGTA
The sequence above is a segment of the Onychostoma macrolepis isolate SWU-2019 chromosome 22, ASM1243209v1, whole genome shotgun sequence genome. Coding sequences within it:
- the LOC131530400 gene encoding zinc finger protein 239-like gives rise to the protein MHSEDQEEHKSVKIEFIEDYSEIKSDPDPFRVKHEDTEKPIDLMEENEESKELNEAEEKHHVKTEDESYSLQTRGTKYFSCPQCEKSFLSKQAIKYHMRIHTGEKPYACDECGKSFRQAEALKLHQKIHSGVKEHMCFDCGKSYATVTVLKLHQRIHTGEKPYKCSHCEKRFSQSGQLKAHERVHTGEKPYACDQCGRSFTQAYGLKVHLHSHSDKKGFNCDQCGKKFARASYLKKHLKIHSEEKPHLCTLCGKSFLWLNDLKLHQKRHSGVKNHECFKCETTFSTDYQLKQHQIIHTGEKP